In the Daphnia pulicaria isolate SC F1-1A chromosome 2, SC_F0-13Bv2, whole genome shotgun sequence genome, one interval contains:
- the LOC124326925 gene encoding uncharacterized protein LOC124326925, with product MANSIQVNKHQQNFSEVHLNLAQPLPLTKYNLMEDTYGDNWAKTPADKYLDLSFCTIEYANEKKLQQDHPCLIQLIRDKYLLQPASKELPYVLDHPETIDPSNGQANDIREILKNKV from the exons ATGGCGAATTCAATTCAAGTCAACAAACACCAACAAAATTTTAGCGAAGTGCATCTGAATTTGGCACAA CCATTGCCGTTGACAAAATACAACTTGATGGAGGACACTTATGGGGACAACTGGGCCAAGACGCCAGCAGATAAATATTTGGATTTGTCCTTTTGCACAATAG aaTACGCCAACGAAAAGAAACTGCAACAAGACCATCCGTGTTTGATCCAACTCATCCGAGACAAATACCTGCTCCAGCCAGCATCTAAAGAACTTCCTTACGTGCTGGATCATCCCGAAACAATCGATCCTTCCAATGGCCAAGCCAATGACATTagggaaattttgaaaaataaagtataa
- the LOC124327525 gene encoding uncharacterized protein LOC124327525, with the protein MEELFVLCPQRRERWKIHSLFTCIRISNKYNCHPNSFFVNNLFKFALQGWADRNVPRHRAFTISLHLFELFGKTDFLDQLVKNETNLEDVVHSSFTEFFNTLRLRDPKRIQTELATVLTFDHLMTSLVFSFVYQVKVHKDARNDQIKIKDYTIKSKADKLEEISQLILILLKLLVSMPKSEAEREKLKYHLKSYTINFENKTLKKNKSTLLLRASEDYRGFEDDFNFIMLLLETGGDPNAVDQHGRSPLHVLASREIFFHAFWSFDYQRHAARFTTIVQTFFDGEFHKDQTDLSGNAALDCIKYFPQQYPNDKLRKLMASYLQGVLPLSCIAAKVVRKHNLPCEDLP; encoded by the coding sequence ATGGaagaactttttgttttgtgcccACAAAGGAGAGAAAGATGGAAAATCCACTCGTTATTTACTTGTATACGTATTTCCAACAAGTATAACTGCCACCCGAACAGTTTTTTCGTCAACAATTTGTTCAAATTCGCTCTTCAAGGATGGGCGGACCGCAACGTACCTCGTCACCGCGCTTTCACCATATCCCTCCACCTTTTTGAGCTCTTTGGGAAGACAGACTTTTTGGATCAACTGgtcaaaaatgaaacgaacTTGGAAGATGTCGTACACTCATCGTTCACCGAATTCTTCAACACCCTGAGGCTGAGGGACCCAAAACGGATTCAAACCGAACTGGCTACAGTATTGACATTCGACCATTTGATGACTTCCctagttttctctttcgtatACCAGGTGAAAGTTCACAAAGACGCTCGAaatgatcaaatcaaaatcaaagattATACGATCAAATCAAAAGCCGACAAGCTTGAAGAAATTTCACAGCTGATTCTCATTCTTCTTAAATTGCTGGTATCGATGCCCAAATCGGAAGCTGAGAGGGAAAAATTAAAGTACCATCTCAAAAGCTACAcaatcaattttgaaaataagaccttgaaaaaaaacaaatcaacacTCTTGCTGAGGGCATCCGAGGACTACAGAGGATTTGAAGATGACTTTAACTTCATTATGCTCTTACTGGAGACCGGTGGAGACCCCAACGCCGTAGATCAACATGGGCGCAGCCCCCTCCACGTACTCGCAAGTAGAGAAATATTCTTCCATGCTTTTTGGAGTTTTGATTATCAGAGGCATGCTGCAAGATTCACCACTATCgtccaaacattttttgatggAGAATTTCATAAAGATCAAACCGATCTAAGTGGAAACGCTGCTTTGGATTGCATAAAGTACTTCCCTCAGCAATACCCCAATGACAAGTTACGCAAGCTGATGGCCAGTTACTTGCAGGGCGTTCTTCCGTTATCTTGCATCGCAGCTAAAGTCGTCCGAAAGCATAACCTCCCGTGTGAAGATTTACCTTAA
- the LOC124327538 gene encoding uncharacterized protein LOC124327538, whose amino-acid sequence MLDEMVDTVMSRDSDSRIIPREEDAVREWLASDRIYHIMRDHPNHCTSFILAGMWGVKLSQDRPQIAGLFQKILNMEHEDYYGYDQTFLKDYIWPIAQTNMVSHDSYCCGNFPFSRPYPTPRTNGHFIGERNIPSEALRFPCPVKCHPVNATSEWNYC is encoded by the exons ATGCTCGATGAAATGGTGGACACGGTAATGTCTAGAGACTCTGATAGTCGAATCATACCTCGTGAAGAGGATGCCGTTCGTGAATGGTTGGCCAGTGACCGGATTTACCATATTATGAGAGACCACCCGAATCACTGTACTAGTTTTATTCTAGCAG gTATGTGGGGAGTCAAACTCAGCCAAGATCGTCCACAAATCGCGGGTTTGTTCCAGAAGATTTTAAACATGGAACATGAGGATTACTACGGTTAcgatcaaacatttttgaagGACTACATTTGGCCTATTGCGCAAACCAACATG GTGTCTCATGACAGTTACTGCTGTGGAAATTTTCCGTTCAGTCGGCCATACCCGACGCCAAGAACTAACGGCCATTTCATCGGCGAGCGAAATATCCCCTCTGAAGCCCTTAGGTTTCCATGTCCGGTCAAATGTCACCCAGTAAACGCTACATCCGAGTGGAATTATTGCTGA
- the LOC124326923 gene encoding alpha-(1,3)-fucosyltransferase C-like produces the protein MTYRLDSDVVNTYGRIRCIDSSSSCSNFPRGITLSAQISTFNPATIANSVQMNLTVKNRTAAWFVSSCKTSSQRELLVRNLSNFIPVDVYGSCKNNGSNHTCVNRADCNVMLGRYYRFYLSFDNSLCPDYVTEKLYRTLMHDTVPVVYGGANYSLYLPEGSYVNARDFNSPENLANHLKELMINDELYLSYFRWKQRINDTLLSSGI, from the coding sequence ATGACTTATCGTCTCGATTCCGATGTTGTAAATACCTACGGTCGCATCCGGTGCATTGATTCATCTTCATCctgttcaaatttcccgcgagGGATAACATTATCTGCTCAAATTAGTACTTTTAATCCTGCAACAATCGCCAACAGCGTCCAAATGAATCTGACAGTGAAGAATCGAACAGCCGCTTGGTTCGTTTCCAGCTGTAAAACGAGCAGTCAGCGTGAATTGTTGGTCCGTAATTTATCGAATTTCATTCCGGTAGATGTTTATGGCTCGTGCAAAAATAACGGTAGTAATCACACGTGCGTAAATCGAGCCGATTGCAATGTGATGCTGGGTCGTTATTATCGTTTTTATCTCAGTTTCGATAACTCGCTTTGCCCAGATTACGTCACGGAAAAACTCTATCGGACTTTGATGCACGACACGGTGCCGGTGGTTTACGGCGGAGCTAATTATTCTCTCTACCTGCCGGAAGGATCCTACGTCAACGCTAGAGATTTCAATAGCCCAGAGAATCTGGCCAATCATCTCAAGGAATTGATGATCAATGACGAGCTTTATCTGAGTTATTTCCGCTGGAAGCAACGAATCAACGATACACTGTTGAGCTCGGGCATTTAA
- the LOC124326921 gene encoding uncharacterized protein LOC124326921, which produces MVDTVMSRDSDSRIIPREEDAVREWLASDRIYHIMRDHPNHCTSFILAGMWGVKLSQDRPQIAGLFQKILNMEHEDYYGYDQTFLKDYIWPIAQTNMVSHDSYCCGNFPFSRPYPYGKISLKLIKKYMRITLILIHFVVIFW; this is translated from the exons ATGGTGGACACGGTAATGTCTAGAGACTCTGATAGTCGAATCATACCTCGTGAAGAGGATGCCGTTCGTGAATGGTTGGCCAGTGACCGGATTTACCATATTATGAGAGACCACCCGAATCACTGTACTAGTTTTATTCTAGCAG gTATGTGGGGAGTCAAACTCAGCCAAGATCGTCCACAAATCGCGGGTTTGTTCCAGAAGATTTTAAACATGGAACATGAGGATTACTACGGTTAcgatcaaacatttttgaagGACTACATTTGGCCTATTGCGCAAACCAACATG GTGTCTCATGACAGTTACTGCTGTGGAAATTTTCCGTTCAGTCGGCCGTACCCTTACGGAAAAATCTCATTAAAACTCATAAAGAAATACATGAGAATAACCTTAATTCTCATTCATTTTGTCGTGATATTTTGGTGA
- the LOC124326922 gene encoding uncharacterized protein LOC124326922, with translation MRIKSWTLANHHYSPEEGSESRYIQCDPATGVKIYEIPSSDPAMEVVDVCAAMNDTDRRVYPKIAKKAKLDSLLQWGSLTPQQLAAIQEQLKGQMRARTNQPGGNNKPILFAVRTSVTGATVATVSTTAAVTTTVAPTSTETSTTSAAVKKIKNAD, from the exons ATGCGGATTAAGAGCTGGACCCTGGCGAATCATCACTATTCTCCAG AAGAAGGCTCGGAATCTCGCTACATTCAGTGTGATCCGGCAACTGGCGtcaaaatttatgaaatccCATCTTCTGATCCAGCGATGGAAGTTGTTGATGTTTGTGCTGCTATGAACGATACCGACCGTCGTGTTTATCCTAAAATCGCCAAGAAAGCCAAGTTAGATTCGTTG CTGCAATGGGGTTCCCTTACTCCCCAACAACTAGCTGCCATTCAAGAACAGCTCAAGGGACAGATGCGGGCTCGTACCAATCAGCCAGGAGGCAACAACAAACCCATCTTATTTGCTGTTCGGACATCAGTGACTGGCGCAACCGTTGCTACAGTTTCTACAACGGCTGCTGTTACTACTACCGTCGCTCCCACTTCTAC CGAAACGTCTACCACGTCCGCTgccgttaaaaaaattaaaaatgcagATTAA